One Tumebacillus amylolyticus DNA segment encodes these proteins:
- a CDS encoding SDR family oxidoreductase, translated as MLNKVALITGSSTGLGKRTALELARLGIDVVINYRTNQEKALQLARELERDYPVRAMAVQADVSVPEDCRALVGQVIEEFGSLDILINNAGPYIAERKRMADYELDEWSAMINGNLTSVFYLSKLVIPFMREKGWGRILNFGFDRADTAPAWVFRSAFAAAKVGLVSLTRTMALEEAEHGITVNMVCPGDITHEWKEASIEDVRTLTDPTTPVGRAGTGEDIARTIAFFCEEASDFITGTVIAVTGGKDVLTKYKFDLESSKEVW; from the coding sequence GTGTTGAACAAAGTCGCACTGATAACAGGCAGCAGCACAGGGCTTGGCAAGCGCACAGCCTTGGAACTGGCAAGACTTGGTATAGATGTAGTCATTAATTACCGAACCAATCAGGAAAAAGCGCTTCAACTCGCCCGCGAGCTGGAGCGCGACTATCCGGTGCGCGCGATGGCGGTGCAAGCGGACGTCTCTGTTCCGGAGGACTGTCGGGCTCTGGTCGGGCAGGTGATCGAGGAGTTCGGTTCTCTCGACATCTTGATCAACAACGCAGGACCGTATATCGCAGAGCGCAAGCGGATGGCTGACTACGAGTTGGACGAGTGGTCGGCCATGATCAACGGCAACTTGACTTCGGTGTTCTACTTGTCCAAGTTGGTGATTCCTTTTATGCGGGAGAAGGGCTGGGGACGAATCCTCAACTTCGGGTTTGATCGAGCGGATACGGCACCGGCGTGGGTGTTCCGTTCGGCGTTTGCAGCGGCGAAGGTCGGTTTGGTGTCGCTCACTCGAACGATGGCGCTGGAAGAAGCGGAGCACGGCATCACCGTCAACATGGTCTGTCCGGGCGACATCACCCATGAGTGGAAGGAAGCGAGCATCGAGGACGTTCGTACTTTGACTGATCCGACGACGCCAGTAGGACGTGCGGGGACGGGCGAGGACATCGCGCGGACGATTGCGTTTTTCTGCGAAGAAGCGTCCGACTTCATCACGGGGACGGTGATCGCAGTCACCGGCGGCAAGGACGTGTTGACGAAGTACAAGTTTGATCTGGAAAGTTCCAAAGAGGTTTGGTAG